A window from Dehalococcoidia bacterium encodes these proteins:
- a CDS encoding enoyl-CoA hydratase-related protein, which translates to MPPAVLYEQDGPIVTITLNRPEALNAINRQLRRELAEAILRYDQDDTARVAIITGAGRAFCAGRDLKERAADNAAGIQARATDSMGTESLSMFPRTWKPMIAAINGYALAGGWAIAQMCDLRIAAEDAQLGITEAKWSLLPPFAATLPKLIPMAVVLELVFTGEPISAQRAYQIGFVNKVVPKERLMEEARALAWKIIDNAPLSLRYFKEVAYRALDTNETSIAALMRHLYDQLLRTEDAQEGPRAFAEKRKPQWKGR; encoded by the coding sequence ATGCCCCCCGCCGTTCTGTACGAGCAAGACGGCCCCATCGTTACCATTACCCTCAACCGCCCCGAGGCCCTCAACGCCATCAACCGCCAACTGCGGAGGGAACTTGCAGAAGCCATCCTGCGCTATGACCAGGACGACACGGCACGGGTGGCTATCATCACCGGGGCGGGGCGGGCCTTCTGCGCCGGGCGGGATCTCAAGGAGCGGGCCGCCGACAACGCCGCCGGCATCCAGGCCCGCGCCACCGACAGCATGGGCACCGAAAGCCTCTCCATGTTCCCCCGCACCTGGAAGCCCATGATCGCCGCCATCAACGGCTATGCCCTGGCGGGGGGATGGGCCATCGCCCAGATGTGCGACCTGCGCATCGCCGCCGAGGACGCGCAGTTGGGCATCACCGAGGCCAAGTGGAGTTTGCTCCCCCCCTTCGCCGCCACTTTGCCCAAGCTCATACCCATGGCTGTGGTGTTGGAGTTGGTGTTCACCGGGGAGCCCATAAGCGCCCAGCGGGCCTACCAGATCGGCTTCGTGAACAAGGTGGTGCCCAAGGAGCGCCTGATGGAGGAGGCGCGCGCCCTGGCCTGGAAGATCATAGACAATGCCCCCCTCTCCCTCCGCTACTTCAAGGAGGTGGCCTATCGAGCGCTGGACACCAACGAGACCTCCATCGCGGCGCTGATGCGCCACCTGTACGACCAGTTGCTGCGCACGGAGGACGCTCAGGAGGGGCCGCGGGCCTTCGCCGAGAAGCGCAAGCCCCAGTGGAAGGGGCGATAA
- the gap gene encoding type I glyceraldehyde-3-phosphate dehydrogenase — translation MPVRVGINGFGRIGRQVLKAILERHPTTLEVVAVNDLTDARTNAHLFKYDSNYGRFPGTVEASEDAILVNGKRVQVFSEREPGAIPWPSLGVEMVVESTGRFTDAAKARAHLRGTVKKVVISAPAKGEDLTVVLGVNDHRYDPAKHHILSNASCTTNCVAPMAKVLHEAFGIQKALMSTVHAYTNDQRILDLVHEDLRRARAAAMNIVPTTTGAARAVGVVIPELQGKIHGLAFRVPVSTVSVTDLVAVVERSTTPEEVNAAFQEAARGPLKDILEYCDEPLVSSDFKGHPASCIFDSLSTMVIGGNLVKILGWYDNEWGYACRTADLCALLAKRGW, via the coding sequence GTGCCTGTACGCGTCGGCATCAACGGCTTTGGCCGCATCGGACGCCAAGTGCTGAAAGCCATCCTGGAGCGCCACCCCACCACACTGGAGGTGGTGGCCGTCAACGACCTGACCGATGCTCGCACCAATGCCCACCTCTTCAAATACGACAGCAACTACGGCCGTTTCCCCGGCACTGTGGAGGCCAGCGAGGATGCCATCCTCGTCAACGGCAAGCGGGTGCAGGTGTTCTCGGAGCGGGAGCCGGGGGCTATCCCTTGGCCCTCCCTGGGGGTGGAGATGGTGGTGGAATCCACCGGGCGCTTCACCGATGCCGCCAAAGCCCGTGCCCACCTGCGGGGCACTGTCAAGAAAGTGGTGATTTCCGCCCCCGCCAAGGGCGAAGACCTGACGGTGGTGCTGGGCGTCAACGACCACCGCTACGACCCCGCCAAGCATCACATCCTCTCCAACGCCTCCTGCACCACCAACTGCGTGGCCCCTATGGCCAAAGTGCTCCACGAGGCCTTCGGTATTCAGAAGGCCCTGATGTCCACAGTGCACGCCTACACCAACGACCAGCGCATCCTGGACCTGGTCCACGAGGATCTGCGCCGTGCCCGCGCCGCCGCTATGAACATTGTCCCCACCACCACGGGGGCCGCGCGGGCGGTGGGCGTGGTGATACCCGAGTTGCAGGGCAAGATTCACGGCCTGGCCTTCCGGGTGCCGGTGAGCACCGTATCGGTTACCGACCTGGTCGCAGTGGTGGAGCGTTCCACCACGCCCGAGGAGGTGAACGCGGCCTTCCAGGAGGCCGCCCGCGGCCCGCTAAAGGATATTCTGGAATACTGCGACGAGCCCCTGGTGAGTAGCGACTTCAAGGGCCATCCCGCCTCGTGCATCTTTGACAGCCTCAGCACCATGGTCATCGGGGGCAACCTGGTGAAGATTTTGGGCTGGTACGACAACGAGTGGGGCTACGCCTGCCGCACCGCTGACCTGTGTGCCCTGCTGGCCAAACGGGGGTGGTAA